The window AACATTAAAGTAAAAACTCaataagaaaacaataaaacttatgagttttaaaattaaaattaactaataactAAGATCCATTTTGAGTTAAGTTTTATAGTAATTGTgcggttaatatatatatatatatatatatatatatatatatatatatatatatatatatatatatatatatatatatatatatatatatattttttttttattgtagttaaagttttaaactattttcacAACTTATGATTTAATAATCTTAGCTTACAAGATTAAAAGATGTAACATAACATATACTATTATTAATAACCAATTCAACATCCTcaaaataacaaacaaacaatcaaacaaattGTATATTTTTGAGAAATGAAAGTGGTTAATGAAACAATTGTATAAAGTAAAGGGTCTTTTACAAATGATATCCTAAAGAAGAAATAAAGGAAACTGAAtcgcttaattaattaaaaatttaccAAATCTCTATAAATTTAcctttatttcataaataaatattggtcAGTACATATCAACAGTCAAAGCCTCTTGAGTTCTTCATTGTTTgttatgtaataaaaaaaaagtcgaTTTACCACTATTTTCAATACCCATAAAAAGATCAAGATCCAagcttttttcaaataagttcgCCGGAGAAGAAAACCCATTTCTCTAAATTCAAAGAAGATATGAGCTGTAATATTATTAACCGTCGGCCTTTCTTCTTCTCAATATTATTACTATTGATTTCCACCGCCGCCGTGTCCGTCTCCGCCGCCGTAAAGCCGAAAACTTTCAACGTGGTCAAGTACGGCGCCGTCGCCAACGGCGTTTCAGACATTTctcaagtaatttttttaatttttttttatttaaattttggatttttattttatgggtATTGATGGGTTTTGGTTATTTTGAAGGCTTTTATGAAGGCTTGGGAAGAAGCTTGTGAATGGAAAGGAGTTAGTAGGGTTTTGATTCCCCATGGTACTTATAGGTTAAACTCGGTGGTCTTTAGAGGTCCTTGTAATAATCTAATGGTGGTGATTGTTAAGGGTGTTCTTAGAGCTCCAACGGATCCTAATCTATTCTTTTCCGACCATTGGATTAGTTTTAGATATCTTAACGGTCTGGTAATCAAGGGTGGAGGTTCTTTGAATGCTGAAGGTCCTTCTGCTTGGTCTTATAATGATTGTTCAAGAAACTCTCAATGCAAGACTCTTCCAACTGTAAGTTTGTATTGTATTTTCGCTAAGTATTTTCACTACAAACGCATTAAGTTTAAAtgggttaaaaaaaattaaaaaaaattatcttttattttgtataaaatcaagggtataattaataaaactattgACTAAAGTGGTTTTAGACTTTTTTTAGTCTTTggtttaataaaagttaaagcATTTAATCACATAGTAATTAAGGAAAGTTGAATTCACGGTTACTAGTCTAATTACTAAGaagatattattattctttGACTAAAGGATGATATTTTGTTAACtttaaatagatatatttattaaattgtttttatgggtttgttaagtttattattattattattatatatatatatatatatatatattttaattaataaatataacacttttttatttagtaattagtggtgatttttttctaactatGATTTGcgtaatttttcatatttatagtaTTTTTGGTCTAAACATTTAAcgattttattgttatttgagATATCTTTAGAAATAAATCTCGCCTTAGTTTGGGATTTTGGTTATAATTGATGTTATTGTGTTTTGTGACAAAATATGGTATAAGATATGTTAacataactttttaaaattcatttccatgtaattaagaaaataaataaacactaaTTCTTTTATCCTTTTATCAAAGTGACCCTCTATATTTTCAGACACATTAAATTactttcttaaataaaatttatgtcaCCAACTTgtctattattataaacatatCCAAATTGAGTAGGTTCTTAACCAACTTATGATATTCTTAGGTGGAAtacaaaaaataagtttatgtttacttataaatttttttgtgTGTATAATTTGTTTCAGACCATGAGGTTGGATTTTGTGAACTACTCGAGAATACACCACATACACTACATCGACAGCAAAAATGTTCATTTGAGCATTTTTGCTAGCAATTATGTAAATGTAAGTCATGTCAAAATTACAGCGCCAGAGCATAGTCCTAACACAGATGGTATCCATGTTGCCGGTTCCACAAATATCGCCATCCGCAATTCCGAAATTGGAACCGGAGACGATTGCATCGCCGTCCTCTCTGGTACTGATGGACTCGACATCTCAGGCGTCAGTTGTGGGCCCGGCCATGGTATAAGCATCGGAAGCTTGGGTAGGTATAAAGAAGATGAGTTTGTGAAGAATGTTCGAGTTAGGAATTGCACTCTTACCGGCACACAAAACGGATTGAGGATCAAGACGTGGGCACCGTCTCTCGCAAGTCATGCGTCAGACTTGACCTACCAAAACATTTTGATGAAGAATGTTAGCAACCCTATCTTCATTGATCAACAATATTGCCCCTTTGCTCGTTGTGATATTTCggtgagtttttttttgtttttttttatttacaaataacataatttttcaaaatgacaATATTATAACCATGTGGTGTGGTCAATCAACATATGCATGTGTATAGGCTAAGTCGTCCGTCCAAATAAGCAATGTGAAATTCTCCAACATATGGGGAATGTCGAACACGAAGGAGGCGGTTATCTTAAAGTGTAGCGGTTTGGTGCCTTGCAAGAATGTGAAGCTCGAGAACATCAATTTGGCTTATCATGGAAGAGGAGGCCCGGCTGTTGCTCAATGCAAAAACGTTCATGGTGGTGCATATGGAGTCCAGCGCCCTTCCGGTTGCATGTGATTTTCGTTATCTATATATTTACTATATGTTGAAACGATTTCTCTATCGTGAACTAGCTTATTTGGAATTTTATGTAAGATTTGGCCCTATTGTTAGTGTTTCtttagttatattatatatctagGTAATGTTGGTTTGAAACATAAAAGAAGTGTAGTTATAATATTACTACTTCTGAAAATTgggatttgtttttttaatcttaatttatagaAGATGGGTCATTTGGATATAAATAAGTTTCTCTATTGATGTTTGTTtgtgttatattcatatatgtattttatttaaatatctagaTTTAATCTAATTAGTGATAGATCAAGTTTCTAAAAGGTCACATCACCTCAGCTTGAAAGAATAACCATGCActgaaataaatgttaaaaaagagtgtgaaaaaaaaaaaagacccTAATGAACTTATACCGGTGGTCTTTAAAAAAGAAACGATGGACTTCCCGACCTAATAATTGTGGATGATATGAATAGTGATGTTTAATAccattcaaaacaaaaaaagttACAAATTTAAAGTATTATTTCTGCCTTTTTGCTTCACCAATCTTCCTAACATTCAAAGAGTTTGGAAATTTGTCCTCTCGTCATTTatgtatttcattttaattgaaGACGTTTTAAATTAGAATCGAATATGTGGTATTTGGTCTCTTAGACACCGACACTTGTCATTGAGTAAAACTTTTACAAAAATAGTTCCAAATTTAAAGTATTATTCTTACCTTCTTAGTTCCACCAATCTTCCTAACATCCGAAATTTGTCCTCTTGTTATTTatgaatttcattttaatttaagacgttttaaattagaatgaaaTATGTGATTTGATCTCTTAGATATCGACTCTTGTTATtgagtaaaattttataaaaaaaaatccaccTTCAAATGAACTATaagaataaacaaaagaaagaacaacTTTGCTATTGAGTTTAATCATCAAAATATAATCTCATTGAAATACATTTTtggattaatttttttgtttctaaaCTAAGCGAATATATGGTTGGAGAAAATATATGGGTTTCAAATGATCCTGCCATTCAACTAGGCTCCAGTTCAACCTAAccaatgtcaaataaaaatataaagtattgaaatttaataatttaataatttaataataaaagtatagGAGAGAAGTAGAGAGCATACACATAAAAATTTGTTGAAACACCAATTATATTTGTCTACAATTTAAGTTAAacatttttgtattattattcaTCAAATGGTGAGCACGACGATTCAAAATTGCATCAATTATTATCAATTTGGTGAACTAGATTagtataaatcttttaaaatttagtattttaaaataattcatgtaTATTTTGCCCTGGGATCGATTTTtttcaaatgtattttttttttatttatattcaagCAACGTCTATTTTTCTCGTTAGATTAGGTTCAAAGTTGTTCTGATAGAGAtattaattactattttttcaCTAAATAAAAGtacttatttttgaaaaaaatatatttattcattatatctgATTGAGATATTACTcactattttttcattaaatatttattcattatatagtCTTGTGTgcatataaataaatgatttattatttatgagaaGTCATACTGGTAATATagatttaacattaaaaaacatatataatcaaTCCTGGTCTCATGAATCTTCTTTtgaatatatgaattaaaaagttatacaaGTCTGTTGAAACATTTAGTACTTAATTAGgctataattatttattattgctTTTTAGCTCCTAGTTCGGCGATATGTGGGATACACTCTAACTCAActaataatctaattattagataaatctacctttacttattttaaattacatttacCAACAAATTTAAAGTCGAATCGTCAAATATTGAGACTCCTTATTTGGGGCAACTGAGATTTTATATCTTTTCtttcaaacattataatttGAGACTTTTTAGggttaaagttatacaaaaatgAGATGGTTAAAACTTTCGATTTGCTAAAATTCTGTAGTTAAATTAatgacattatttattttatttataaatgcaAACAATAAGTTAATCGCGTTTGAAACTGTTAAGACATAACattggtttatataatttaattataaggAGCTTTAAATTTTGAGGTTTAAAAAAAGAGGTTTGAAATCTTGATTGTAAAGGTTCAATTTCATAATTCAGccacaaatttaatataatttaagtaACAAAAATTCTGACTAAGagaacaaacataaaaaaacattttaagtgAATTGTATATGAGAATCAAAGTGTATTATATATGAGAATCAACATTACTCAATATAGCCTTGTAGAATTTATGGGACATGAATATTATTATCTCTATAATTAGTGATAACAATGCAGTTCAACTAACtttcattgaaaaaaaaaaagagtctCTATGGAACAATATAATCTAGCCAATTGAATTATTGAaaacttttaaagataacaCAATAAGTTTGGATTTATAGATGTTTGGTGAATTGTCTTTTTGGTGTTCTTTTGGCATGCATTGCTggaaagataaatattttatggtCAATCTACAAATGTCCAAATACTTGTCATTTGTCATTGGCCACAACTCAATAATTATCATTTCATCCCTTAAAATCTAACATGTTTTCAAATTAGGAGCATTttcttttacttattattattattagagtaTATGTGAGATTTGAATTCCAACCACTATATCAAAAGTTTACCCAAATAACTTACAACTAATATTTGTCTTGTCAACCGCATGGCtattctataattattttttaaataagaagaaATAACATGACACCCCACAATCACGGTTCCCGCTTCAATTCAAAGCGCTTTTAAatggaatcgaacccgtgacattttggtctcttaagccgactcttatcACTATATTATCTTGATAGGTTAACCATTCTACGGTTATAGTATTGcacaacatattttaaattgattggTATGATAAATGGATAAAGTAGTAGAATGTGTGCATGCTTCTCTTATGCATTTCCACACAAATGATATACGACACATCTTGTGCGTAACATatcttcaattttaattaaactgtaagaacacatttaaaaaaaaacatttttcatgGTGTTCTATTTTGTCAAACCAACTCACACACATAATTATCCTCTTTTATTTCAACTAATGACTTGCATTAGTCTTGCTATGTCTTTCCAAACCATTCTAATAAGGGTTCAAATTTATCGTTgatcatctattttttttttcactatcAACCGactaaaatcttatttttgCACAAAAATATCTCAAACACCATAATTGTATGTGTCTCTATAAGCAAATGatcgaataaaaaaaattaagggaaAAGTAGATGCAACTTTCTAACAAACATCTAACGACAATAAAAGGTGGATATCCCCAGTCTCCTTAAGAGATTCTGGGTTCGAGCCTGTCAGACGACAAATTCTGCATTTTGTTAACTGGTTATGTGTTTGTGGTCACATTTTTGTGCTATGCtagttcttttttaattttttttccccaaaataaatatttgtttgaaaacaaACTAACCCCTGACTTTTCTATAGGATGTTTCACTAATCATgcccttttttttctttattataatgatatattaaaatcaagtagatacaaaaattatattatgtgaTTTTGGGGAGAGTAATAAAAAAGTCCAAATTTATGATAATGAGTAAAAAAAGTGAGAAAGACTATTCATTCCTTAGGAGGAGAAAAAATCAACTCCCATTATTACTATCATCATCACTCCATTGACCCCACTCCCACTCTTCTACTTTCAATCTTTGCGCTAGTTTGATTTAACTTGTTTTTCCCAATCTAATGTTATAATACTTGAAACAACCcattaaaagttattattaatagAACAAAAAGTCACAAAATCTAACTAAATCAACACTTATATAGGATATAAATAACCCAATATGAAACAAGTTTGTCTTTCTAAGTTTCCAAAAGCCCGAAAACACCATTATCATAAGAAACAAGaatcaaagaaagaaagaaagatccATAGAGAAAAAAGCAAAAGAAGATGAGATCCATGAGAAGAATGAATCAATGGATTCTTCTTAATTATTTCTCCATGTTATTAATCTCCACCAGCATCATCATAGCAGATATAACAACTCCAATTCCAACTGTTCCAACTACTCCGGCGACACCCACCGTTATCAACCCAACAGTTTCCGATCCGGATTCCCCTGTTTCCGGCGGCGGCAACCCTTTTGTGATTCCATCCCCCACCACCACCACTAGCTATACTCCGGAAGCTACAGGCGGCGCGAGCTGGTGCGTAGCGGTCCAATCGGCATCACAAGCAGCTATACAACTAGCTTTGGATTATGCTTGTGGCCATGGAGCAGATTGCTCGGCGATTCAACCGGCCGGCGAGTGTTATAGACCGAATACGATGAGGGATCATGCTTCATATGCATTCAATAGCTATTATCAGAAGAACCCAATTCCCACTAGCTGTAATTTTGGTGGAACTGCCATCATTACTAGCACTGATCCAAGTATGTTGTTCTATCTCCCACCTTTTTCTCATACTACCCACCAAACAGATAATAACCCTTTTccctttttatttaattaaattatcaaaattaataataaatttaattttgtataaaaaaaattcacttcaagtttttagttgattaattaaataataaaaaatataatatagttaaattcaaaaattagtgttgggttgaattaaaaaaaaaatacatgatgagcttaataaaattatatgaataaaccGAATGGATTAACATGAATTTTTGTCTTTAACGAGTAAATTAACTTGAATTtggtaattttttataattagagaagtaaataatgaaataaattaaaaaaattagagataatatcacatttttattataaaaaataaataaataaattattttaggtGTCAATTTCTAACCTTAAcaactattattaatatatatatatatatatatatatatatatattttaaggttGGAACCTTActatattatttcttaatttttttatcctattaatttgaaaataaaagaaaatatttaatgtacAAGTgggttattttgataaaatgattcaaaaaatttaattatttaatattataaataatatatatgataatagtAAGAATTAAActcaaaacatcaaacaatGTCCTAGgaagtttaaatttgaaaagttaGATGTGATTTATTTCACTATTTGAGTCAAACtatcaactttttatttttattttagttaataatttaataaataaatagtttaatgATTTATTTGGATTTCTTATAATTTGCAGGTTATGTGAACTGCCAATTTCCAACCACAAGGtaattctttttcatttcattatttatgGTTAAATCCAATTTCTAAACTATTTATAAAGTTGTTCCAAATATCAATCAACCCCTACTTGTTCTTCCCACTTGCTGGctttcattaaatataaatataaatataaatacattaacatataattatattttctataattttaatgtatactcatgtaaaattattttagtatgtactttattttataaaataaagtaagttGGTCCATATTAGTCTTTGTATGagtatatttaattgttttatgtTTATGATTTTCAAATTGTAATCATGATATGAGATGACTTTTTTAGGATGGTTAGTATGAGtttgaaatacttttatttaatccATTAAAGTGACTTGTCTCAATCATATCAATAATTTTGGATAAgcattgtttgtttatttattttagtagatatgttaataataatattaatatgatcaaattccaaATTTCAGCACAAGCTCTTCCATCTTGAATACAACAAATTCAATTGGTTCAACTGTCTTTGGAGCTGGACCAATTACTCCAACAAGTTCATTGGCTACACCTAcaatgtataattttaatttatttctctcatATTCCTTTATATTTCTTATAGCAACAATTTTTCTATAGCTTCCATTATGTGCTTCAATATCACTAATTTTTGTTGAGATATGGAAGATCAATTAGGAGTTCACGAGAACTATCTTTGCGCGTGTGAAACATGAGTTTTTACGCCCTACAAGTCATAAATTAACAtactaataacaatttaaatgttgacttaattgttttgtttatagAAGTTAAAATGAGTGTTCAATTGTCACAAAATGCATTATCATGGAACTATATTTCATTGAGATtgcttttattttaaataaaataaaataaccttTATATCATTCCAAAGGGTCATTGCAATTCAATTTTACCTAATTTGTTACAATATATCATATGGCTAAAGTGATGCTCTATATTATAGactataattttaacaatatatattaaaaaggaaAAGAATGGGGACcctttaaagtaaaaaaaaaaataaagttgaaaaGAGAATCTTTGTTTAATGTAAGATTatggttatttgaatttgatactAAAGGGATATAATTTGAATCCTTTTTGGCCATTAGCAAGACACTTTCTCACTTTTATTAATCAACtttttaaactcatttaaattaaattcaaataatcaatcttaCATGTTTGAATATATTTTCACTCATCTTTATGACTAAAGTTATATTAATTGTGGTGAAACAAATTCctaaaaccaaaaaatatacTTTGTTTGGAAATGAATGAAGTTggaattgaatttgaaaaaatatgttattagaTATTTTGTTGGAGATATTCTTCTAGTTTTCTCGACTTTTGAATCCCGCATTGGAGGAAGCTAATAAGAAGATACAAAAACTTAACGGGCTGGTGAAAATAGTTgatttaagagattaaaatatcACATGTTCGATTTTTACCGAAAACGTTTTGAATGAGAGTGGAGGATAATGACTTTGGAGTGTAATTAAAATGACAATTATAAAAAGTACCGCTTCGATTTTATCCGGTTCTGTCCCGAACACTAATaaacctaattaaatatataacattatcaatatgtttatttatttttcatattttataaaaaatataaatttagtttttataataatataaaattttaatatattataatatatataatattaaaatatcaatttaaataatagtctgaaaaactttttttttatattttttttaaataatatgatataatagTGTCCCGTAGATAGGGATGACAATGAGGTGGTTCAGGGCGGGGAATGTATTTATCATCCCGGCCCCGTTTTTATtttggagatttttttaatactatcCCCATCCCGTTCGGTTTTGTTCGGTTTCGAGGAAtccccgcggggcaccgttaataaaatattttaaaaaatacaataaaattatataaacgatttttttaatataatatatattgtaatatattaaaattttacattattataaaaaaactcttataaaatatagtaaataaataccTATAttgttgatttaatatatttaatcatgtttataatattCGGGACATAAttggggtgaaatcggggcggg is drawn from Impatiens glandulifera chromosome 3, dImpGla2.1, whole genome shotgun sequence and contains these coding sequences:
- the LOC124929964 gene encoding exopolygalacturonase-like, coding for MSCNIINRRPFFFSILLLLISTAAVSVSAAVKPKTFNVVKYGAVANGVSDISQAFMKAWEEACEWKGVSRVLIPHGTYRLNSVVFRGPCNNLMVVIVKGVLRAPTDPNLFFSDHWISFRYLNGLVIKGGGSLNAEGPSAWSYNDCSRNSQCKTLPTTMRLDFVNYSRIHHIHYIDSKNVHLSIFASNYVNVSHVKITAPEHSPNTDGIHVAGSTNIAIRNSEIGTGDDCIAVLSGTDGLDISGVSCGPGHGISIGSLGRYKEDEFVKNVRVRNCTLTGTQNGLRIKTWAPSLASHASDLTYQNILMKNVSNPIFIDQQYCPFARCDISAKSSVQISNVKFSNIWGMSNTKEAVILKCSGLVPCKNVKLENINLAYHGRGGPAVAQCKNVHGGAYGVQRPSGCM
- the LOC124932130 gene encoding major pollen allergen Ole e 10-like, giving the protein MRSMRRMNQWILLNYFSMLLISTSIIIADITTPIPTVPTTPATPTVINPTVSDPDSPVSGGGNPFVIPSPTTTTSYTPEATGGASWCVAVQSASQAAIQLALDYACGHGADCSAIQPAGECYRPNTMRDHASYAFNSYYQKNPIPTSCNFGGTAIITSTDPSYVNCQFPTTSTSSSILNTTNSIGSTVFGAGPITPTSSLATPTMYNFNLFLSYSFIFLIATIFL